ACATTCTTGACTCGGTGTGAGATTTTCAAAAAGTGCCGACTTTGATACTCAGCTTCAAATTAAGCACTCATTTATATCGGTGATACAGCTTGAAAATAAAATGACTGGCCAATCCCATCATCGCCACCATAAGTTTCTGCGTCTCATATGAAAATTTACAAACAGTCGTAAACGCCCTTCCTAGTCAAAATGTATGAACATACATGTCACAGTGGCTTATCATGGCAGAATTCCAATAAAGAGTACCGACACATGATCTCCACATCCTATAAGGACGTGATGAAAATCCTATGAGGAATTTACAATTTTTGTGTGTTTAGATTACCTCTCTATATATGGCACAAGAGTTGCACCGCGTCTTGTACTTTTTCGCGCGAGCTGCTAGGAAGAGGTGGAAGAGGTAGGCAGCACAGTGAAACAAGGGATCGTATGAGGGTGAGGGTAGGTGCCCGAGTTACGATCACCTTCTGGCAACAGAATGTGAGTAtcgtgcgcacagaggggggggggggtcgaggacCAAGAACTGCTTACTTCTCCCACCCTTATCCCGAGAAAGCTGGAGACCAAGGGCAGGCCGGTGTGATGAGCACGTCATCGCTTTACATTTTTACTTTtgtataccgtaaaatgccgagcaagcgccccccccccccccccctacggtgaaggataatcccaccagatttggagggggggcgcttgctcggtcccggaccgaaattcaagatggcggcgggagagccactgaaaaaaaaaaaaatgcccgcgCATGTTTCTAAAAAATGCCCGCGCATGTTCTAAAAAATGCCCGCgcatgaaatgctttatttatttactgtttttattccccctcgtcactgtcaaaccattaAAGCAGCGatcggtttgaccaatatacgaccggccacatgacaacggaatttcataaacattaGATActcattcagtgtactcattcttgtggttctttttacacaagcgatgctcgtcttacaaaaaaaaggggggggggggcgcgggagaggagggggagggtgggggggcgcttgctcggtcattggcatttatttcagatctcccgaaaaagggaggggggcgcttgctcggcattttacggtaggcTGCCAAGCTTGTTTTTTTGGTTTTTCTCTCGAACAAAGTGGgaatgggggtgggggggagggcttCCCCTAATGGAGAAGCCTGCGCACGCCTTCGCTGTTAGGGCCGAGAAACAAGACTGCGACCGTTCTTTCACTCTGTATCTGAATCACACCTGCCGGCTTTCCAAAAGCTTATATCGCCAAATTCGTGATCGAAACCCAAAGTACTTGCTTCATGGTTGCCGCGGAGCGAAACTATTGTCTCCGATTGTCACTTTTGAGGCACACATATTTCACAAATGCAGCTTTTCTAGAGATCGCGCGGCCGATCGACACTTTACTATTGTTTCCTCAACATTTCTTAATCAATTAATTGCACCGTGCTTTAAATAAATCGCTGCTTCGGCGATTTAGGTGTTAGCGCATGCAGGGGCAGGTAACTAATCACCTGGATGTTTCGCTCGTAAACGTTTAGCTTGAACGTGTCTTCGACTGTAGTGCTCTGTGGTTTGTATGTAGATATCGTCATGGATTCAAGAGGGGTAGCCCAGCTGTAAGAAAAGAAAGCGAACTCGTTGAAAGTGTCTTCGTACATCAAACATACTAAAACTGGAGCCCCTTCAGCAGTGCGTTAAAGTCAGACAAGCAGACTATTAGCACTAAGCGACTGCTTACCATTCTGAAACCCGAATGCCCAACATCGAGGCTATTTTAGCCACTTTTCTGGCGTTGTTTTCGAGCACGGTGAAGTCGTAACCTTTCAGCTGGACGTTAATAAATCCTTCGTACACTGGCAGAGGCGGTTGCAAAAACTGCACGTGAGAAAACAACTGAGAAACATTGTATCAACACACAAGATGAAGAACTACACCTTGAGATATTCTGGTTCGTGGTACTTCATGATGGACCTTGAGTTCGTGACACGGGTCCTTAAAGCCCGACTTGTGAGCTGTAGTAAGGTCTACAAGAAAGTAGCAGACGAAAATCAGACGTTTTATTTATGAGATCATCGCGAGGGATATGCTTACCGATACTCCGGTCCTGTTCATGTTGACTGTGTCGTTGCTATGATAAACGGGAAAGGCAAACATGCCTCCGATAAGTTACCATGGAATACTCATACTGAAATAGTATGTCAGTCTAAGGGGGCAGACACAAAAATATTGCTTACCAAAACTGCCGGTCCCGCAAAACGTGCGAACACCAATCCAAACCAACCAGAGCCTTGTCTCAACTTTTCTTGGCTACCATTTGGCTACCAATCGGATTATGCAATAAGCGTCTCaaacatggcggccatgacgtgcTACTCACCCGTAAACAGcacacaaaagcatagccttcgagatttgtGGCGAGCACAGGAtgcattattgtaagaaactctgaCAGGATGAACTCACTTCTTTGAGCAAGAGTTTGAACACCACGTATCTCGCACGCTTCGAAAATATTATTTGCGCAAAACCTTAAAACTGCAATTCCAAGCATGTCAAATATTTACACGTTGTTTTTCGTCTCTGTGCAGTGGATAAACGTTCAACGGAATGCTTTGGCGGGCTAGTTAACGAATCACCTGAGCGCACTCATGATAGGGAATCTaaaaaagaaaattcagtggTAAACAAGGttatggaaggcacactaatgcactgcgaacCCAATGACAATGTAAAACGCTTCCTAAAATTCTCGGGTGGTGGTGTCgagaagagtcgtgacaccaccagCGTTTTACATTGCCATTGGgttcgcagtgcattagtgtgccttccataaCCTTGTTTAccactgaattttcttttttAGATTCGCTATCATGAGTGCGCTCAGGTGACGAAGTTGTGCGCTTAGGGTGAACgacgcatgtcctaccggtatatGGTTGGTATAAAGAGttgagtgacgcaataaaccacgtcagttgagagtagcgctgtgatctgtcttctttcttgtgtcatttttttgcgctaaaaCAAGCACTATTGACACAGGAAATGACAGCGCATCATTTCTCTGCCGCAATGCGCCTAAAATTATCAGTTTTCTCGGATTGAAATTGCGCTCGAGAAACTATGTTCCATGCCTCCGTATGTTGCGGAAACCGCATCtgaggggagaccctgcttctaaaacatgttttttgtttttgagcatatcattatgaaactttcacagcttatgtatttttatgtgctcatttcaaacatgcaattattcttctaatacaatatgtagttttgaaactattaaatagtttttgtattgttaggagcaggctttatttctaaattgtgagttatcaagcaaatcagcatatcacaataaactggaatgaatactgtatgcaataaaacaagaatggatgttctaggcccatttgaacataAGTTAtagtatgttgaacattcccagcttgatcacAGTTTGACCGAGCTCGGCATTGCTCACTTCCCAAGTGTTCAACGTACTGCaatttttgttcaaatgggcctagaacatccattcttgttttattgcatacagtattaattccagcttattgtgatatgctgatttgctttataactctcacaatttataaataaatcttgctcccaacaatatacacGAAATATTcgatattttgaaaacagcatagtgtactagaaaaataactgcatatttgaaatcaggacataaaaatacataagctgcgaaagtctcataaaaatgtactcaaaaGCAAAGAAGTATATCTCCGAAGCAGAGTCCCCCCCTTAAGCTTGTTACGCACTGTAGACTTCGCCGTCGTGAGTGCAATGCAGTTCCACTCACCTGTAGAGCGATGTCCACTCCAACGCTGCAGCCATTCATGAAAGTTGTTACAAAATAAGCTGcttgtttttttcacaaaatgtgCTCGACTCGACAATACTAAGTATTCACTATGTTCAAGGCGACAGGGGCCTTAAAAGCAGTGTTTCACACCAAAATTAAGAGAAAAAACAGTGAAGTTGGACCTCAGTTTTTCTGGGAATGGTAGATAATAGCACATCAACTTCACGTTTGTGACTTTACTGAAGGTTCATACCTTTACTGGCATAAATGGCTCAAATATCAAAGCAATCCAGCTTTCCAAATTGGTTCTGTACACGTGCACAATCACTACAAACTGCTGTGCTGTAATGACATTTTGTTGAACACAATATGTAGGTCACGAAGCCATTTGAAACTATACAAAGTTTAGGTGAATTAATATACTACATAACGTATCATTCCGATGCTAGCTCAATTGTAATGCTTCAGGTTCCCATCAGACATGAGCACCAGAGTTTCCTCTAGAAATTTTTCTAGTAAGCTTTGTGCTTAAAAAGAAGCGTTGAGAATATGGAATAAGGAACAGCTGGTTCCTGGCACCACAATAATTTTTATTGTACAGAAACAGGCCAGGAGATGGAGGATGAAGCAGGCAACATGAACAGCTTGACATTGCTAACACAATGAGATGTTTATAATGATCAACAAAACGTTTGTTTCTGTACAGGCACTCTTGGATGTGACAAGGacgggcaaccgatgacagcagCTTGACACAGCAACCAGTGGTGAAGTGGGTGCACTCTCCAATTGGAACATGATGATCAGAACGATGACCTCTTCTTTGCAGACGCTGAACTGCTGCTACTAGAACGATGAGTATGAAAAGTTAAGGAAGCAAATATAGAGCAACTAGAACTGTCACAGTAAAGAGCATAATAATTTAAAAATTCAGATACAAAAGTTGTACTCAGGTTTTTCTAGTGGGCATATCTGTATAGTTGTGCCTTCACACAACTAATGGTGCCACTCATCATTGTTCAGATGAAGACAAAGTGCTACTATCTGCACATATTTGAGTTCGTCTCTGGCACAGTCTCATTGCGAGAGCCACAACTGCAGTTTCTGTGTTATAAAAATATTCGAACTGTGCTTGTGTCCACTAtatatggggaaaaaaaaagactgcagagCTATTGGTTTGGTAAACTTTGTGCCTCAACAAAAAGCTAGCTTAGCAATTGTGAAAAGGACCATTTCACTTGCACACTGTACCAACACCTGAAGTGCAAAGCATTTTACATGGAACTTTAAATCTTTACGGTCTGAAACCTTCACAACTTTCTGGAAGTCTTGGTGCGAAAATATTTTGCCACTTTTGAGCACCGTTAAAGAAAAGCCACAACTGCGCAAGAAAAACAAGTCAGATGTTCCTTTTTGCAGTTGATACTGTGCCTGCCTTTCAGCTATGTTATATGGGCAGCGTGTGGTGCCTAACAGCGGACCGCTGCAGCCATACTGCGTTGTTGGGAGGGGCCGGACAATGGACTGCAAGGAGTTAATACAACTAGCTGCAGAAGTATTGTTCGCACAGCTTACAAAACAGCCAAGGGACCAGTGCTGTTGCTAATTACAAAGCACTCCCCCAGCCATCCCACACAACTTACCAGTCTGAAAGGACTACATACATATTATGCAATAGTGGGCAGATTTCTTAACACAGTGTTTACCAATTCACCGCAGCACTTACCTTCTACTGCATATTTTTTAAAGAGATTCCTTTCAGCTATTTCAGACATTTCTCTGAGTGTTCCAAACAATTCTCAAGGCTCACAGAGTCAAGAAGGATATTGTTTCTTGTCGTCACGATCTGCTCTCCGCTCCCCACGCATTTTTGGTGCCACTCATCATTGTTCAGATGAAGACAAAGTGCTACTATCTGCACATATTTGAGTTCGTCTCTGGCACAGTCTCATTGCGAGAGCCACAACTGCAGTTTCTGTGTTATAAAAATATTCGAACTGTGCTTGTGTCcactatacagtagaaccccgctgatacgtttttgaagggaccgcaggaaataaacgtaagagacgggaaacgtaagagccgaaaaacgggaaaaacggcaaaatatttagtggtacagaattttatttcaattcttacgagcagcacgaaaattggcgcgctcagccgcgatctagtcgatggatagaaacgcggagcttaggacggcctcatccacagaaatgtaatcaacgtatgtgatttttttaacaccaacagctgtaggcatgaaagaactaagcacacgcaatcacgaccggcgcggcgagtccgaccgcgaaccacatgcacgaccgtgcgagctccaaccagctcgaactcctcccgctctccgacaaataacgatgatgatgagtctacgccaacgcgatggcagaagtgaatgccaatctcgaaggccttgctttcgcaagcaattacgtcatacacgccatgtttgtgcaatacaagtctcaaaggctatgcttttgtcaatagtaaatgccaatctcgaaggccttgctttcgcgagcagttacgtcatagacgccatctttgcaatttgaatctcgaaggccatgcttttgtttgcatcaattgaaagattctgttgcttgcgcctctcatgcggctaatattacggtcaaacgaggccaagctgcgtgaaaatgcaccatggcggctctctttggtagtcactcggtcggctccgagcgcacttcgcgacgtatcatacgggaacggtctgacagttacgacgtaacagcggagttcccaatacattgtatcctatgggatctatgccgggaccggcggaaaacgacgtaacagccgggaaaacgcagcagtgaggaacgtaacagcggggttctactgtatatgggGAAAAAAAAGACTGCAGAGCTATTGGTTTGGTAAACTTTGTGCCTCAACAAAAAGCTAGCTTAGCAATTGTGAAAAGGACCATTTCACTTGCACGCTGTACCAACACGTAAAGTGCAAAGCATTTTACATGGAACTTTAAATCTTTACGGTCTGAAACCTTCACAACTTTCTGGAAGTCTTGGTGCGAAAATATTTTGCCACTTTTGAGCACCGTTAAAGAAAAGCCACAACTGCGCAAGAAAAACAAGTCAGATGTTCCTTTTTGCAGTTGATACTGTGCCTGCCTTTCAGCTATGTTATATGGGCAGCGTGTGGTGCCTAACAGCGGACCGCTGCAGCCATACTGCGTTGTTGGGAGGGGCCGGACAATGGACTGCAAGGAGTTAATACAACTAGCTGCAGAAGTATTGTTCGCACAGCTTACAAAACAGCCAAGGGACCAGTGCTGTTGCTAATTACAAAGCACTCCCCCAGCCATCCCACAAAACTTACCAGTCTGAAAGGACTACATACATATTATGCAATAGTGGGCAGATTTCTTAACACAGTGTTTACCAATTCACCGCAGCACCTACCTTCTACTGCATATTTTTTAAAGAGATTCCTTTCAGCTATTTCAGACATTTCTCTGAGTGTTCCAAACAATTCTCAAGGCTCACAGAGTCAAGAAGGATATTGTTTCTTGTCGTCACGATCTGCTCTCCGCTCCCCACGCATTTTTGGTGACACCTCTTCCTGGAGAGAGGAGAGTGGCTGGTCATGAGGCATTCCTGGGAAGGACTGCGCATCCCTCACCCTCCTATAGCGATCCTTCTCCTTGATGTCCTCGCCATTGCGCTTGCTTGAGCTTTTGGCTGGATAGACAGTGGGCACAAAAACTTCATTGCAAGTGTACTCATACTTTCAATGATTGGAGGCATACAGACACTGAATCAGTAGATTTTGAATTGAATATAATATTCAATcacgaaaagaaacaaaatattgAATATCAGATAACTTAAGACGTGGTCTCATGCTTACAAATAGATTGTAATGTACAAGAAAAGCAGCTGCAGTACATGTTCACGATAATGTCGCCAGCCATCAACTGTTGTAAGATTGAATTGCTACAATATGGCTGTCTCttaataaaaataacaaaattaGTATGCCAGGGTTACTCTCACATGAAGCTTTCATATGAAGGCGTTGAAAAAATGTTTATCAACATGATTTCTACAAAATGAGATCAGGCATTTCTGataatttctttctcttccttccgaTGTTGATGAAATCGTGCACAATGAAGGTTTTATGTACTTAGAGAGCTTCATAAAGCTCTCCTATATAGCTTGGAATGTTTTACTTAAACATTTCTTTAACAAAGGAAGCCAAACAAAGTCTTTATGCCCAACGGGTTCTGTATGTTATTACCTTATCATTAAGGTCACAACGGCTGGTACATTATGCGACTAGATGTCACACCCAATTCTAGAGACTTACTCCGAAATCTATACCTATTGGAATATGGCACGATACAATGGTTTGCATACCGGAGGGACCATCCTCGTCCTTCTTGCGCTTGCCTTCGGGTGCGCTCTCCTCCGAGTGGTCTCGCTTACGGCTGCCCTTCTTGATCTTGGCCTTGTCCCCGTCATGCAGGTCCTTAGGGTGGGCCCACTTCTCCGAAGAGCGCAGATCCTCACCGCCCGAGGCCACCTTGAGATCGTCCGCTACCTTGGGGCTCTGCTGGGAGGAGCCACCACCACGGCTACCAGTGCCGGCCCGTGGGCTGCCCCCTACCTTGCCACTGGTGCCACCACTCGAGGCGACACTGTTGCCCACAGTGTCCAGCCGTCGACGCTTGTGCTCTGCAAGCAGAGAGCGGACAAATGAGGGACACAGCAGCAACAAGAAACGTTCAGCCACAGATGTCAAAACGTAATGATGACAACGCACATGCCAGGTTAAAACAGACGTAGGTTAATTTCCACTTTTCGATTCTCATCAATCAGCTAAAAATGTGGACGATTGACGCGAACTTTCCGAGGGTGCCGTTCTTAATGAGATCCGAAAACTAAGTCTGTCTGAATAAAATTGGAACTCTTTTAATTCGCATGACGCTACCATAGGGCAGAGACAAAAGATAATATGACACACATCACtgtgctatactcgcggacatagttcggcaaaaaagtgtggagctcactcagactcactcatgaaatatattttgctcttagggctcactcggactcagactcaccaaaaattttctcaaacggactcaatcggacttagactcactaaaatgttcaaccggactcactcggactcaaactcaccaaaatattactcacccagactcagacacgcggctcgatctgagtctgagtgagtcgactcatgaatccgTTAGCGTATATCATTGGCTTTTTCGATGATTGCGTCAATGCTCCAAACTCGCATATCGCATAATCGGTGGTCtatttggcgccttttgatctcgtacctttaaatatgagttatcagtagttgcaatccagtaaggacattttttattAAGAAGGATGCCTCACACATCAGGTATTTTTATAAAGAAGTACCTGCGAAACAGTTTGCGGGGGGATGTCACggcacttccccctcccctccgtaACTCACACCTCCGATCAATAcatattgagctggcgtacgaACGCTAGTGCATTGAAGTATGTATAAGTCGGCATGAGtactataaacgtgagccgacatagggctgatagtaaagctgaagttgagtagacagaaccataggtcggcaaaaaaggtggagctcactcagacaatatattttgccctacgGACTCCCTCGGACatacactcaccaaaattttcctcaaccagactcccTCGGTCAgagactcactaaaatgtttcttaaccggactcacttgaaCTCAAgctcactaaaatattactcacctggactcactcagacttatggctcaatccgagtctgagtgagtagattcatgagtttgtcgacctatgctcgcggacaacttttcttggcaatgaagggaaggctacagagccgagctacgtggtagagcgaccgccccggataggcgttggtcccgggttcgatccccggaccaggacgaatttttcggcaactaagaggccttatttctgagaaatccgtatggatttccttgtggcttcgtgctacaaacgggtggttgtctattttccctttcttaacccttccgccaccttgcgggtttccgcagaactgatttgcagtatgtgctaccgctgaagaatatactACAGTATAACCTTGTTACAACAGACCTGTTTACAACAGACACTCAGATACTACATAACAATTCGGAGCGTTATGCCGACTTccatatttgttccattgattgcaCTTTATTTAAAATGGATTCTGGTACAATGGACATTCgaatataattgactaaaatgttaGGCCAGCAAGGTGATCAGTACTCCTTTACATTCAATAACTGCCGACTTCAAAAAAACATCGCTTAGCACACTTTCGGGATGGGAACAGCGTGCCATGGATATCGACGCGTACCGATTTAAGAGCAAAGGCCGCCGATCTctggtctgtcaatgatcagctatgcctagctgtaacGACAAAAAAACGGCACACAGCGTGCATGGCATTgagttttgggacgctgacgcgcgaaattgcttgccgctgccaccgcttctctgagcggtcgctgcgcggcgagcttggccgggggggggggtccactGCCGATGTgcaaaatgcccatccacggTTCTGAGGAGCAAGCGGGCGatgtgattcgttgcttgcgacgaagggcattgcggcttcttcgctttcacaTGTCCGCTAGTGCGATGTTCTTgctcgcaaagttcggattcgtctcgtacattggcaccgtgagcggagttggacctagccacgacatcgagtagaaagctcggttgcgatgtgcatggccgcggtgcccgatgtttcaaagtacgtcatgcccGATC
This window of the Rhipicephalus sanguineus isolate Rsan-2018 chromosome 2, BIME_Rsan_1.4, whole genome shotgun sequence genome carries:
- the LOC119382503 gene encoding 39S ribosomal protein L48, mitochondrial, whose product is MNRTGVSTLLQLTSRALRTRVTNSRSIMKYHEPEYLKFLQPPLPVYEGFINVQLKGYDFTVLENNARKVAKIASMLGIRVSECWATPLESMTISTYKPQSTTVEDTFKLNVYERNIQVSELSGVMAPIFLEAVQLSLAEGVRLSVHRHLPEHEEIRYVPDLELEELQRQLDEIVNPPTSKHVKKPF